The genomic region TCGAGACATCTTTCATCTCTTCTTCGTCGAGTACTTCAAAGATACGTTCGGTTGAAGCGACAATTGATTGGATGGTATTTAAAATATTAGTCAGTTGCTTCATAGGCTCGGAAAATTGGTTGGTATAAATTAAGAAAGCTTGAACTTCTCCCAGTTTTAACACACCATTTGCGACTTCAAACCCACCCATGACTGCCACAAAAACATAACCAAGGTTTTTAACCATATTCATCAGTGGCATCAGAATTCCTGAAAAGAATTGTGCTTTCCAAGCGACATCAAATAACTTCTTATTTTGATCATCGAATACTTGCATGGCGTTTTGTTCACGGTTAAAACTAATGATTTCAGTATGACCGGCAAAGCTTTCCTCAATATGCGCATTCAACAAACCTAACTCACTTTGTTGCGCTTTAAAAAGCTTGCGCGATGTAGGAGCAATTCTTGAAATGATAAATGCACTTAGCGGGATGGTAATCAAGGCAACAATACTTAATTTCCAACTAATCGTCAGCATCATGATTAAAATCCCTACAAACTGCACGACACTCATCAGTGCCTGATTGATGGTTTGCACTAATTGCCGTGCAATATTATCAACATCATTAATGGCACGACTCATAATGTCCCCATTACTATGGGTATCATAGTATTCAATAGGTACACGAGACATTTTTTCTTTAAAGTCTTGACGTAGGTCAAAGACCGTTTTTTGTACAACCCGAACAAGTGTAAATTGCGATATATATCGTAAGGTTACCGTTGAGACGTACAAAATTGCTGCCGTAATTAAAATACGGCGAATTGCTGCAAAATCAATTGGGAATCGTCCATTGTTCATCCCTTCTGTAACACCATCATAAATAACGGTAGTTGCAGAACCTAAAACTCGCGGTGTAAATATTTGAAAAACTGTTGCAACAGCAGACAGAGCGAAAGCCAAGAACATAAGCCAGCGTCTGACCGACATATAATTTAATAAACGTTTAAGTGATCCCCAGAAATTTTTCGGTTTTTCAACTGCTTTCGGTGCGTTTCTCATTGGCCTTCCCCTTCCCTGAATTGAGAGTTCATGATTTCCATGTATGTCTCATTATTTTCTTCTACTAATTCTTCATGGCTACCTTGCCCCACGACGCGTCCACTATCTAAAACAATAATTTCATCTGCGGTCATCACACTGCTAATACGTTGTGCAATAATAACCACAACAGCATCAGTAATTTTTTCCTTTAGGGCATAACGTAAGGCTGCGTCGGTTTTAAAATCTAATGCAGAAAATGAATCATCAAAAACATAAACCGCTGATTTTTTCACAATTGCACGCGCAATACTTAATCGTTGTCTTTGTCCACCAGAGAAGTTACTACCACCTTGTTCGACTTGGTATTCTAATCCCCCATCTAGCTTTTCAACAAAGTCTTTTGCTTGGGCAATTTCAAGTGCTTCCCAAATCTCTTCATCAGTAGCATCTGGTTTCCCATCTAACATGTTGGTGCGAATGGTTCCTGTAAATAAGTTTGCTTTTTGAGGCACATAGGAAATTCGCTCACGAATGTCATATTGTTTTAAATCTTTTACATTTTCGCCATTTAGAAAAACACTACCTGTTGTAGCATCGTATAGTCGCATAATCAAATTAGCCATGGTTGATTTACCTGAACCAGTTCCTCCGATAATAGCTAATGTTTCACCTGCTTGCATATCGAAGCTTACATCGCATAAGACTGGTTTCTCTGCATCGTGAAATTTATAAGTCACATCGTCAAAAGTCAATCGTGCGGATTCATCTGTAAAATCTGTTGTAGGAAAGGTTTTTGAACCATCTGTAATGGTACTTTCCATGGCTAACACTTCATTAATCCGTTTGGCTGAAACTTGTGCTTGCGGAATCATAGTTAGCATAAATGAGAGCATCATGAAACTAAACAGTAACATAGATGAATAACTAATAAAGGCTACAAGATTTCCCACTGGCATATCACCAACTGCTATATACTCGCCACCAATCAAAACGATTGCGATATTAGTAGAACTTAATACCAATATCATAACAGGCATCAGTAAGCTTGTTATAGACATCGCAATAATATTGTTACGCATGAAATCAAAGTTGGCGCCCTTGAATCGCTTCTCTTCATAATCACTTTTATTAAAAGCACGGATAACACGAACGCCGGTTAGGCCTTCACGGAAAATTAAGTTTAAACGGTCAGTCATTTTTTGAATCTTTTTAAATCTTGGAACGGCTGCACTCATAATAATAACCAAGAAAACAATTAGAACCGGTACAGAGATAAAGAAAATACGTGCTAATCGCGGACTTTGAACATAAGAAAGTGTTGCAGCTCCTATCCCCATGATAGGGGCAAACGTCAACATTCGTAACATCATCATAAATACAAACTGAAGTTGCTCAACATCATTTGTGGACCTTGTAATTAGAGACGCTTGGCCGACTTCATCAATTTTATCTTTTGATAGGTACATGACTTTTTCAAAAATATCACTACGCAATGCGCGCCCTACCTTTTGTGACTCACTAGCTGATATATACACACCCGCAATGGCTGCTAAAATCGTAATAACAGTTAAACCAAGCATAATCGCTCCTGTTCGCCAAATATAATTAAAGTCTCCTGTTGCAATACCATAGTTAATAATGTTAGACGTCATATTTGGTAGGTTTAACTCTGCAAAAACTTGGATGACAATAAACAGTATTGAACCAAAAACAGCTTTTTTAGAAATACGTTTTGCTAATTTTAACAATGAAATAGCCTCCTTTATTTAGTAATTCCGTTTTTTAACCAAGATAATTGCTGGTTGACAATCCGTTTTGCTTCTTCTTTGGATAGATTTTGAAGGAAAACGCGTGAGATGGACCAGTGAATCATTTGGAAGGTATAACGGATAAACTCTTGTAACTCTGAATTTGAATCAAAATTTAACTTGGTTTTGTCGATAATCGCTGTTAAATCCTGCAAATTTTTCTCATAGTGTTGAACCGTTTGGGTATGTTGGGCATCAGTATAAATATTACGACTGAGTCGATAAGTCATATTGACAAAAAAATGATGGTAAAACTCTTTATTTTTACCACAAAAATAAGTGTCAAATAAATAATCAAAGGTTCTTTCTAACCCTTTAAATAAATCTCCATTTTCCTTTTTAAAACAATTTTCTACATTTTCTTTTTCATTACTTTTTAGGAGATGAAGGCAGTAGAAGTAAAGGTCTTCCTTATCTTCAAAATATTGATAAAAACTCCCTCTTGAAATGTCGGACTCATGGATAATAGCATTTATAGAAGCATTTTCTAGGGAAAATTTTGAAAATTCTTTGTAGGCGGCTCGCAACAAACGTTCTCTTTTCTCTTTGGATAAATTAAAAAAAGTTTGTTTTGGCATTCTATCACCTTCTTTCAGAATTGATAATAACTTATTTGAATATGACAGGGTGTCGTAATTCGTTTTACAATTATATGACAGCCTGTCACCTGTGTCAATTATAATGCCTTCTAAAAAAATAAAAAAGTTGAGTAAAAAATCTACTCAACTTTTTTTAGAATTATTCATCCGCTTCTGTCTCTATTACTGGTGTCTCTTCTACCTCTTCGTTATAAAGGCCAGATTCTGACTTATACCATTCAAACCCATGCGTAAAGATAACTTTTAAAACAGCATAACCAGGAATTCCTAATACAAAACCAACTAGGCCAAATAATTTCCCTGATGTCAATAAAACAATCATGATGGTAACGGGATGAATGGATAAATTGCTTCCTAACACTTGGGGAGAAATAAAACGTCCTTCCAAAAATTGCTCAATACTAAAGACAATAATAACTTGAATGAGCATCCAAGGAGAATCAACTAAACCAATGATCAGAGCGGGTAAAATTGCAATAAAAGATCCCAAATAAGGAATAATATTTAAGAATCCTGCAATAATGCCCAAAGAAATACCATAATTCAACCCAATAATTGAATAACCAATGACAAACATAATTCCTACACAAGTAGCTACAATAACTTGCCCTTGCACATATTGGCTCACTTGACTATTAATCTCTGCTAATAAGTGACCAAAGGACTCACGTTGTCGATTTGGTAAAAATTGCAGGATTGCTTTCGGTAATTTATGTCCTTCTTTTAATAAGTAGTACAAAATAATTGGCATGGTTATCAATCCAACGAAAACGTTGGTGACGACTCCGACTACCGAAGATAACCATCCACCTGTGTTGGAAAGAGCACCATTTGCCCAATTAGTAATATAGTTTAAAACTTCTGTGTTAATTTCAAGAAGTTGTTTTTGGATATTTCTAAACCAATTATACTCTAGTAAATTAGATAACATTTGATTAATAGTAACCCAATATTCAGGAAACTCTTCAATAAATCCGGAGACTTGTTCTTGAATAACAGGTATCAAAATTGCAAAACCCCAAATTAATAAGACGATAAATATTAAAAAGGCGAATACAATAGCCATACTACGACTAAGGCCTCTACGTGTTGCCCAATTAACAAAAGGATTCATTAAGTAATAAAGAATGCCACTCAAAACGAGTGGAAATCCTAGAATACTAAAAAAACTGGCAATTGGTTGCAACAGATAGGAGACTTTTGAAAAAACAAGAATGATTAATAATATAAGTAAGACAATAATTAGAGACGTTACAAACTTGTTATTGAGTATCCACTGTTCAAACCAAGACAACTTTTTGGGATAGTTTCGGACTTTTTTCATAGTTACGCTCCTTTATTTCTTTAAAGAGATGACTGATAGGTAATAGTCATACCAGTCACAACTTCTGGTAAGTTATAAGGGCTCAAATAAATACTTGTTTCAATTATATTTTGTGGATCGAAAGGTTTAAATACAAAAGTAACATGTCCCAGCGACATTAAATTCGCACTTACACTCTTACCAACATGTGTAATTGTATAGACTTGGTCGCCAAAATAAATGTGGTCACCAATTTGGAGCTGAAAATCACGGATATCTTCTTCAAATCTTTGCAACAATGAGACATCACGAATTGCATCCGTTGCATCTTCACCAAATAAAATGAGGATAGGTTCTTTACTAAATGCATCCTTACCTACATGTACAATTTTACTCTTCATTAATTAAATCCGCCTCCTTGTAATAATAGCTTCATTTTAGCATATCTGTCGTTTAAAGTAAGCTTTGTTTGCTATACTAATATTAGAGGACTTAGAACTATTATTAGGAGGAATTCATAATGTTACACACCTTATACTTAGGATCTTATACGAAACGTGAAAGTAAAGGCGTTCATCAAACTATACTTGATACAGATAAAAAAGAATTAAGTGCGGTTCAACTGATTGCTGAAGTTAATTCACCTACTTATATTACTTTAAATTCGGACAAATCCTCTCTCTATACCGTTTCTAA from Jeotgalibaca dankookensis harbors:
- a CDS encoding TetR/AcrR family transcriptional regulator, producing MPKQTFFNLSKEKRERLLRAAYKEFSKFSLENASINAIIHESDISRGSFYQYFEDKEDLYFYCLHLLKSNEKENVENCFKKENGDLFKGLERTFDYLFDTYFCGKNKEFYHHFFVNMTYRLSRNIYTDAQHTQTVQHYEKNLQDLTAIIDKTKLNFDSNSELQEFIRYTFQMIHWSISRVFLQNLSKEEAKRIVNQQLSWLKNGITK
- a CDS encoding ABC transporter ATP-binding protein, which encodes MRNAPKAVEKPKNFWGSLKRLLNYMSVRRWLMFLAFALSAVATVFQIFTPRVLGSATTVIYDGVTEGMNNGRFPIDFAAIRRILITAAILYVSTVTLRYISQFTLVRVVQKTVFDLRQDFKEKMSRVPIEYYDTHSNGDIMSRAINDVDNIARQLVQTINQALMSVVQFVGILIMMLTISWKLSIVALITIPLSAFIISRIAPTSRKLFKAQQSELGLLNAHIEESFAGHTEIISFNREQNAMQVFDDQNKKLFDVAWKAQFFSGILMPLMNMVKNLGYVFVAVMGGFEVANGVLKLGEVQAFLIYTNQFSEPMKQLTNILNTIQSIVASTERIFEVLDEEEMKDVSTGQPIIETDDKITFDHVRFGYNEDADLMTDFTLRVKPGQMVAIVGPTGAGKSTIINLLERFYDVRGGSIRLEGQDVRDIDRDELRKRFAMVLQDTWLFNGTIFDNIKYGARGEVSDEDVYAASRMAHADEFIRTLPEGYHTVLNEDGSNISQGQRQLLTIARAFITDPEMLILDEATSSVDTRTEVLIQKAMRRLLEGRTSFVVAHRLSTIRDADNIIVMDNGDIIETGTHDELMAQDGFYADLYNSQFADAEAS
- a CDS encoding AI-2E family transporter; translated protein: MKKVRNYPKKLSWFEQWILNNKFVTSLIIVLLILLIILVFSKVSYLLQPIASFFSILGFPLVLSGILYYLMNPFVNWATRRGLSRSMAIVFAFLIFIVLLIWGFAILIPVIQEQVSGFIEEFPEYWVTINQMLSNLLEYNWFRNIQKQLLEINTEVLNYITNWANGALSNTGGWLSSVVGVVTNVFVGLITMPIILYYLLKEGHKLPKAILQFLPNRQRESFGHLLAEINSQVSQYVQGQVIVATCVGIMFVIGYSIIGLNYGISLGIIAGFLNIIPYLGSFIAILPALIIGLVDSPWMLIQVIIVFSIEQFLEGRFISPQVLGSNLSIHPVTIMIVLLTSGKLFGLVGFVLGIPGYAVLKVIFTHGFEWYKSESGLYNEEVEETPVIETEADE
- a CDS encoding PTS glucitol/sorbitol transporter subunit IIA produces the protein MKSKIVHVGKDAFSKEPILILFGEDATDAIRDVSLLQRFEEDIRDFQLQIGDHIYFGDQVYTITHVGKSVSANLMSLGHVTFVFKPFDPQNIIETSIYLSPYNLPEVVTGMTITYQSSL
- a CDS encoding ABC transporter ATP-binding protein, with amino-acid sequence MLKLAKRISKKAVFGSILFIVIQVFAELNLPNMTSNIINYGIATGDFNYIWRTGAIMLGLTVITILAAIAGVYISASESQKVGRALRSDIFEKVMYLSKDKIDEVGQASLITRSTNDVEQLQFVFMMMLRMLTFAPIMGIGAATLSYVQSPRLARIFFISVPVLIVFLVIIMSAAVPRFKKIQKMTDRLNLIFREGLTGVRVIRAFNKSDYEEKRFKGANFDFMRNNIIAMSITSLLMPVMILVLSSTNIAIVLIGGEYIAVGDMPVGNLVAFISYSSMLLFSFMMLSFMLTMIPQAQVSAKRINEVLAMESTITDGSKTFPTTDFTDESARLTFDDVTYKFHDAEKPVLCDVSFDMQAGETLAIIGGTGSGKSTMANLIMRLYDATTGSVFLNGENVKDLKQYDIRERISYVPQKANLFTGTIRTNMLDGKPDATDEEIWEALEIAQAKDFVEKLDGGLEYQVEQGGSNFSGGQRQRLSIARAIVKKSAVYVFDDSFSALDFKTDAALRYALKEKITDAVVVIIAQRISSVMTADEIIVLDSGRVVGQGSHEELVEENNETYMEIMNSQFREGEGQ